A genomic segment from Pseudomonas sessilinigenes encodes:
- the ppc gene encoding phosphoenolpyruvate carboxylase, producing MTDIDARLREDVHLLGELLGNTIRDQYGEGFLDKIEQIRKAAKADRRGSTGAELSASLDPLRDDELLPVARAFNQFLNLANIAEQYQLIHRRDESQPAPFEARVLPELLSRLRAEGHSADSLARQLGRLEIELVLTAHPTEVARRTLIQKYDAIAAQLAAQDHRDLSSAERGQIQERLQRLIAEAWHTEEIRRTRPTPVDEAKWGFAVIEHSLWQAIPNYMRKADKALFNATGLRLPLEAAPIRFASWMGGDRDGNPNVTAAVTREVLLLARWMAADLYLRDIDHLAAELSMQQASAALLARAGDSAEPYRALLKQLRERLRATRSWAHAALSAPVPAGAEVLQHNRDLLEPLQLCYQSLHECGMGVIADGPLLDCLRRAVTFGLFLVRLDVRQDSSRHSAAMTEITDYLGLGRYEDWSEEDRITFLMRELGNRRPLLPGYFKPSADTAEVLATCREIATAPAASLGSYVISMAGAASDVLAVQLLLKESGVLRPMRVVPLFETLADLDHAGPVMEKLLHLPGYRSRLQGPQEVMIGYSDSAKDAGTTAAAWAQYRAQERLVDICREQQVELLLFHGRGGTVGRGGGPAHAAILSQPPGSVAGRFRTTEQGEMIRFKFGLPDIAEQNLNLYLAAVLEATLLPPPPPEPAWRQMMDELASDGVHAYRAVVRDNPQFVEYFRQSTPEQELGRLPLGSRPAKRRAGGIESLRAIPWIFGWTQTRLMLPAWLGWEAALSKALARGEGELLAQMREQWPFFRTRIDMLEMVLAKADADIAQSYDERLVEPELLPLGGHLRDLLSQACAVVLGLTGQSQLLAHSPETLEFIRLRNTYLDPLHLLQAELLARSRKEEAPQGSPVEQALLVSVAGIAAGLRNTG from the coding sequence ATGACCGATATTGATGCGCGCTTGCGCGAAGACGTTCACCTCTTGGGGGAACTGTTGGGCAATACCATCCGGGATCAGTACGGGGAGGGCTTCCTCGACAAGATCGAGCAGATCCGCAAGGCGGCCAAGGCCGACCGGCGTGGCTCGACGGGCGCCGAGTTGAGCGCCAGCCTCGATCCGTTGCGCGACGATGAACTGCTACCGGTGGCCCGGGCGTTCAACCAGTTCCTCAACCTGGCGAACATCGCCGAGCAGTACCAGTTGATCCATCGTCGCGATGAGTCCCAGCCTGCACCGTTCGAGGCCCGGGTGCTGCCGGAGCTGTTGAGCCGCCTGCGGGCCGAGGGGCATTCGGCCGACTCCTTGGCCCGGCAACTGGGGCGCTTGGAAATCGAACTGGTGCTGACGGCGCATCCCACCGAAGTGGCGCGTCGGACGCTGATCCAGAAGTATGATGCCATTGCGGCGCAACTGGCGGCCCAGGACCACCGTGACCTCAGCAGCGCCGAACGAGGGCAGATCCAGGAGCGCCTGCAACGCCTGATCGCCGAAGCCTGGCATACCGAGGAGATTAGGCGGACCCGGCCGACGCCCGTGGATGAGGCCAAGTGGGGCTTCGCGGTGATCGAGCATTCCCTGTGGCAGGCGATTCCCAACTACATGCGCAAGGCCGACAAGGCGTTGTTCAACGCGACCGGGCTGCGCCTGCCACTGGAGGCGGCGCCGATCCGCTTCGCGTCGTGGATGGGGGGAGACCGCGATGGCAACCCCAATGTCACGGCGGCAGTGACTCGCGAAGTCTTGTTGCTGGCACGCTGGATGGCGGCCGACTTGTACCTGCGGGATATCGATCACCTGGCTGCCGAGTTGTCCATGCAGCAGGCCAGTGCCGCGCTGTTGGCCAGGGCGGGGGATAGCGCCGAGCCTTATCGGGCATTGCTCAAGCAACTGCGCGAGCGCCTGCGGGCCACACGCAGTTGGGCCCATGCGGCACTCAGCGCACCGGTGCCGGCGGGTGCCGAGGTGCTGCAGCACAACCGCGACCTGCTGGAGCCGTTGCAACTGTGTTATCAGTCGCTGCATGAGTGCGGCATGGGGGTGATCGCCGATGGCCCGCTGCTCGATTGCCTGCGTCGGGCCGTGACCTTCGGCCTGTTCCTGGTACGCCTGGATGTGCGCCAGGATTCCAGTCGGCATAGCGCGGCCATGACCGAGATCACCGACTACCTGGGCCTGGGGCGCTACGAGGACTGGAGCGAGGAGGATCGCATCACCTTCCTGATGCGCGAGTTGGGTAATCGGCGCCCGTTGTTGCCCGGGTATTTCAAGCCCTCGGCGGACACTGCCGAGGTACTTGCGACCTGCCGCGAGATTGCCACTGCCCCGGCGGCGTCCCTGGGGTCCTACGTGATCTCCATGGCCGGTGCGGCCTCCGATGTGCTGGCGGTGCAATTGCTGCTCAAGGAGTCCGGAGTACTGCGACCGATGCGCGTGGTGCCTTTGTTCGAGACCCTGGCGGACCTGGATCATGCCGGGCCGGTCATGGAGAAGCTGCTGCACCTGCCAGGTTACCGCTCGCGCTTGCAGGGCCCGCAGGAGGTGATGATCGGTTACTCCGACTCGGCCAAGGATGCTGGCACCACCGCCGCTGCCTGGGCCCAGTACCGGGCCCAGGAGCGACTGGTGGATATCTGCCGCGAGCAACAAGTGGAGCTGCTGCTGTTCCACGGCCGTGGTGGCACCGTGGGACGTGGCGGCGGCCCGGCGCATGCGGCGATCCTGTCGCAGCCGCCCGGGTCGGTCGCGGGGCGTTTCCGTACCACCGAACAGGGCGAGATGATCCGCTTCAAGTTCGGCCTGCCGGATATCGCCGAGCAGAACCTCAATCTCTACCTGGCAGCGGTGCTGGAGGCCACCTTGCTGCCTCCGCCCCCGCCGGAGCCGGCATGGCGCCAGATGATGGACGAACTGGCCAGCGATGGGGTGCATGCCTATCGCGCCGTGGTACGGGACAACCCGCAGTTCGTCGAGTACTTCCGCCAGTCCACGCCGGAGCAGGAGCTGGGCCGGCTGCCCTTGGGCAGTCGGCCAGCCAAGCGCCGGGCCGGAGGCATCGAAAGCCTTCGGGCGATTCCGTGGATCTTCGGCTGGACCCAGACCCGCCTGATGCTGCCGGCCTGGCTGGGCTGGGAGGCAGCCCTGAGCAAGGCGCTGGCCCGCGGCGAAGGCGAGTTGCTGGCGCAGATGCGTGAGCAGTGGCCGTTCTTCCGTACTCGTATCGACATGCTGGAGATGGTCCTGGCCAAGGCCGATGCGGATATTGCGCAATCCTATGACGAGCGTCTGGTGGAGCCGGAGCTGCTGCCGTTGGGGGGGCATTTACGCGACCTATTGTCGCAGGCGTGCGCGGTGGTCCTGGGCCTGACCGGGCAGTCGCAGTTGCTGGCCCACAGTCCCGAGACCCTGGAATTCATCCGCCTGCGCAATACCTACCTCGATCCCCTGCATTTGTTGCAGGCCGAACTGCTGGCGCGCTCGCGCAAGGAGGAGGCGCCCCAAGGAAGCCCCGTAGAACAGGCGTTGCTGGTCTCCGTGGCCGGTATCGCCGCTGGCCTGCGCAATACCGGCTGA
- the adk gene encoding adenylate kinase: protein MRVILLGAPGAGKGTQAKFITEKFGIPQISTGDMLRAAVKAGTELGLKAKSVMDSGGLVSDDLIINLVKERISQPDCAKGFLFDGFPRTIPQAEALVKAGIELDHVVEIAVDDEEIVQRIAGRRVHEASGRVYHTVYNPPKIAGKDDITGEDLVQRKDDTEETVRHRLSVYHSQTKPLVEFYQQLAAAQGKPKYSHIPGVGSVEVITAKVLEALS, encoded by the coding sequence ATGCGCGTAATTCTGCTGGGAGCTCCCGGGGCCGGTAAAGGTACTCAGGCAAAGTTCATCACCGAGAAGTTCGGCATTCCACAGATCTCCACCGGCGACATGCTGCGTGCTGCGGTCAAGGCGGGCACCGAGCTGGGCCTGAAGGCCAAGAGCGTGATGGACAGCGGCGGCCTGGTTTCCGATGACCTGATCATCAACCTGGTCAAGGAACGCATCAGCCAGCCTGACTGCGCCAAGGGTTTCCTGTTCGATGGCTTCCCGCGCACCATTCCCCAGGCCGAAGCCCTGGTGAAGGCCGGTATCGAACTGGACCACGTGGTGGAAATCGCCGTCGACGACGAAGAGATCGTCCAGCGTATCGCCGGTCGCCGCGTGCACGAGGCGTCGGGCCGTGTGTACCACACCGTCTACAACCCGCCGAAGATCGCCGGCAAGGACGACATCACCGGTGAAGACCTGGTGCAGCGCAAGGACGACACCGAGGAAACCGTGCGTCATCGCCTGTCGGTCTACCACTCCCAGACCAAGCCGCTGGTGGAGTTCTACCAGCAACTGGCCGCCGCCCAGGGCAAGCCGAAGTACAGCCATATCCCTGGCGTGGGTTCGGTGGAAGTGATCACCGCCAAGGTGCTCGAAGCCCTGAGCTGA
- a CDS encoding pilin assembly protein: protein MKIRELAQHWEENAKGRLSRTGYRIHLDMEAAARLAALAEMYPKRQPEELLGELIGAALEELEASFPYVQGQHVVATDEEGDPLYEDIGPTPRFLALSRQHLHLMSSQADKPKH from the coding sequence ATGAAAATCCGTGAACTTGCGCAACATTGGGAAGAAAACGCCAAGGGCCGCCTGAGCCGGACCGGCTACCGGATCCACCTGGACATGGAGGCCGCCGCGCGCCTGGCGGCCCTTGCCGAGATGTACCCCAAGCGCCAGCCCGAGGAGCTGCTGGGAGAACTGATCGGTGCCGCCCTGGAAGAGCTCGAAGCCAGCTTCCCCTATGTCCAGGGCCAGCATGTGGTCGCCACCGACGAGGAAGGCGACCCGCTGTACGAGGACATCGGTCCGACCCCGCGCTTCCTCGCCCTGTCTCGCCAGCACCTGCACCTGATGTCGAGCCAGGCCGATAAACCGAAGCACTGA
- a CDS encoding DUF4398 domain-containing protein: protein MELKTMKISTAKSSFTSLRGLKLAALALGSSMVLAGCAGNPPSEQYAVTQSAVNSAVSAGGTEFAAVEMKSAQDKLKQAEIAMHDKKYDDARRLAEQAEWDARVAERKAQAAKAEQALKDSQKGVQELRQEGMRSVQ from the coding sequence ATGGAGTTGAAGACCATGAAGATCAGCACTGCCAAATCCTCGTTCACCTCTCTGCGCGGGCTGAAACTGGCCGCGCTGGCCCTCGGTAGCAGCATGGTACTGGCCGGTTGTGCCGGGAATCCGCCCTCCGAGCAGTACGCGGTTACCCAATCGGCGGTCAATAGCGCAGTGAGCGCGGGCGGCACCGAATTTGCCGCTGTAGAAATGAAATCGGCGCAGGACAAGCTCAAGCAAGCCGAGATTGCCATGCATGACAAGAAGTACGACGACGCTCGCCGCCTGGCAGAACAAGCCGAGTGGGACGCCCGGGTCGCCGAGCGCAAGGCCCAGGCCGCCAAGGCCGAGCAAGCGCTGAAGGACTCGCAGAAAGGCGTTCAGGAACTGCGTCAGGAAGGTATGCGCAGCGTGCAGTAA